The Synechocystis sp. PCC 6714 genome includes the window AGGCTTTGGTTTGCTCCCGTTTAAGGAAATGGTCTTGATCCGGGGCCCATTCATAGCTGTAACCAGGGGAAATCATCATGCCATCGATGCCCAGGGTTTGAAGGTAGTCAAAAAAGCTCTGCATTTCCTCCACGTTGGCCCCGTCAAACACCGTGGTGTTGGTGGTTACCCGGAATCCTTTGGCTTTAGCCGCTTTGATGGCCGCAACCGCTTTGTCAAATACGCCCTGGCGATCGACGCATTTATCGTGGTGTTCCCTGGGGCCATCAAGGTGAATACTGAAGGTTAGGTAGGGGGAGGGCTGGAATTTGTCCAAGCTTTTTTCCAGCAAAATTGCATTCGTACAAAGATAAATAAACTTCCGACGGTCTACTAAACCTCGCACAATTTCATCAATTTGGGGATGGAGCAAAGGTTCGCCGCCGGGGATGGAAACTACTGGGGCGCCGCATTCTTCCACTGCCCGGAAACAATCCTCGGGGGAGAGGTTCTGTTTGAGAATTTCCGTAGGATGTTGAATTTTTCCACAGCCTTGACAGGCCAAGTTACAGCGGAATAGGGGTTCCAGCATCAACACCAGGGGAAAACGCTTTTTGCCTTGGAGCCGCTGGCTGACGATGTAGCTACCTACCACTAGGGCTTGCTTAAAGGATACGGCCATGATCTGTTTCA containing:
- the hpnH gene encoding adenosyl-hopene transferase HpnH codes for the protein MAVSFKQALVVGSYIVSQRLQGKKRFPLVLMLEPLFRCNLACQGCGKIQHPTEILKQNLSPEDCFRAVEECGAPVVSIPGGEPLLHPQIDEIVRGLVDRRKFIYLCTNAILLEKSLDKFQPSPYLTFSIHLDGPREHHDKCVDRQGVFDKAVAAIKAAKAKGFRVTTNTTVFDGANVEEMQSFFDYLQTLGIDGMMISPGYSYEWAPDQDHFLKREQTKALFRELLAPWNKGKKAWNFNHNPLFLDFLMGEKDYDCTPWGSPSYSVLGWQKPCYLLNEGYYQSFQQLLEQTEWENYGPKSDNPKCQDCMVHCGYEPTAALDALNPANMGRAMGSLISA